A genomic stretch from Helianthus annuus cultivar XRQ/B chromosome 1, HanXRQr2.0-SUNRISE, whole genome shotgun sequence includes:
- the LOC110886608 gene encoding putative disease resistance protein RGA4 isoform X2, with protein sequence MPNRETSSLILDSSKILGRDDEVEMVIRTVCNKDIGKYDNGDIRVYGIWGMGGLGKTTLAQLVYNHKRVDQYFDLKCWVYVSENFQVNEIMKKIIESVDKSGCTLTQLDTLQASLQNKLMGRKFLIVLDDVWAEENEEGKWKTLSGTLSCGEEGSIVVMTTRSERTCRMMAKVGELQHELGCLSEEDSWLLFKKHAFAQGRVGDDERKLEPIGREIVVKCKGLPLAVKTLGSLMWSKSSSKDWQRVKDSNIWNLQENNVLPALKLSYDNLVPHLKRCFSYFCLFPKGYELKKDELILLWVANGFIPPREETDNLYVIGEESFNCLVWKSLFQVDDYGRCKMHDLVHDMARHVMKHDCLVIEPACNEVKIPDEVLHLSLSCPDEKLILSSEDLGKLTSLRSIFMFGQGDEDCISQLFNHMYVRVLHLALTNLWTLPESIYKLKHLRYLNLSNSWIEALPESIMYLQNLQVLILCHCSELRKLPESICKLRYLKYLTLLGSGIEVLPDGLKDMISLQRLDINGCDSLRHLPFGIGKLTSLRMLPRFPVGKERGAKISELGDLNLLEGELCIEGLKNVGGLSEAKSANLICKTNLSSLVLNWSDKGTYTWEEITPEMFPEEVLEGLEPNPSLEFLSINNYMGKTISPSWMDNLRNLVEIVFSGCKNCERIPPLGRLPCLRVIQLADMRSLKYFHDDDINMSIDNTDMFICLQRLEIYRCRELISLPDNLPKLEDLELENCDKLISLPCNLPSIRKMNIEYCHGLLSLPDEIQSFKDLNQLVIRGCKHLGKRCKRNTGEDWHKISHIPDLSNDVPDLSDDEDLFYKTWRWW encoded by the exons ATGCCTAATAGGGAAACGAGCTCGCTTATACTTGATTCTTCAAAAATTTTAGGAAGAGATGACGAGGTGGAGATGGTTATAAGAACGGTATGCAACAAAGATATAGGAAAATATGACAATGGTGATATTCGGGTGTATGGTATTTGGGGTATGGGAGGTCTAGGAAAGACTACTCTAGCTCAATTAGTCTATAACCATAAGAGAGTTGATCAATATTTCGACTTAAAATGTTGGGTGTATGTCTCTGAAAACTTCCAAGTTAATGAGATAATGAAAAAAATCATCGAGTCCGTAGATAAATCTGGGTGTACGCTTACACAGCTCGATACGTTGCAAGCTTCCCTCCAAAACAAGTTAATGGGAAGAAAATTCTTAATTGTACTAGATGATGTTTGGGCTGAAGAGAACGAAGAGGGAAAATGGAAAACATTAAGTGGAACATTAAGTTGTGGGGAAGAAGGAAGTATTGTTGTGATGACAACACGGTCAGAGAGAACTTGTCGAATGATGGCTAAGGTTGGTGAGTTACAACATGAACTGGGATGTTTATCAGAAGAGGACTCGTGGTTATTATTCAAGAAGCATGCATTTGCACAAGGAAGAGTGGGGGATGACGAACGTAAGCTAGAGCCTATTGGAAGGGAAATAGTTGTGAAATGTAAGGGGCTGCCTTTGGCGGTGAAGACTTTGGGCAGCTTAATGTGGTCAAAAAGTAGTAGCAAAGACTGGCAACGTGTGAAAGACAGTAACATATGGAACTTACAAGAAAATAATGTCTTGCCTGCTTTAAAGTTAAGTTATGATAACTTGGTTCCACATTTAAAGAGatgtttttcttatttttgtttGTTTCCTAAAGGCTATGAACTAAAAAAAGATGAACTGATCTTGTTGTGGGTAGCAAACGGTTTCATTCCGCCCAGAGAAGAAACAGACAACTTGTATGTGATTGGAGAAGAAAGTTTtaattgtttggtttggaaaTCCCTCTTCCAGGTGGATGATTATGGCAGATGTAAAATGCATGATCTAGTGCATGACATGGCACGGCATGTAATGAAACATGATTGTTTAGTTATAGAGCCTGCTTGTAACGAGGTTAAAATCCCAGATGAGGTGCTTCATTTGAGCTTGTCATGTCCGGATGAAAAGTTAATTTTATCATCTGAGGATTTAGGAAAGTTAACATCATTAAGGTCAATATTCATGTTCGGGCAGGGGGATGAAGATTGCATTAGTCAACTTTTCAACCACATGTATGTAAGGGTATTACACTTGGCTCTTACCAACTTATGGACATTACCTGAATCAATTTATAAACTCAAACATCTGAGATACTTGAATCTATCAAATTCATGGATAGAAGCTTTACCTGAGTCGATTATGTATCTCCAAAACCTGCAAGTGTTGATTTTATGTCATTGTAGCGAATTGCGTAAATTGCCTGAATCGATTTGCAAGCTCAGATATCTGAAATACTTGACCTTACTAGGCTCGGGAATAGAAGTTTTACCTGACGGCCTAAAAGACATGATTAGCCTTCAACGTTTGGACATCAATGGTTGTGATTCACTCCGACATTTGCCGTTTGGAATCGGGAAACTAACTAGTCTTCGAATGCTTCCACGATTTCCTGTCGGTAAGGAGAGAGGGGCCAAAATAAGTGAATTGGGGGATTTAAATCTTCTTGAGGGGGAGTTGTGCATAGAAGGACTTAAGAATGTTGGAGGTTTAAGTGAGGCCAAGAGTGCCAATCTCATATGCAAAACAAATCTGTCGAGTTTGGTGTTAAACTGGTCGGACAAGGGTACCTATACCTGGGAAGAAATTACACCAGAAATGTTTCCAGAAGAGGTTCTTGAGGGATTAGAGCCAAATCCATCTTTAGAGTTTTTGTCAATCAATAATTACATGGGAAAGACCATTTCTCCAAGTTGGATGGACAATTTAAGGAATTTGGTTGAAATTGTTTTCTCTGGGTGTAAGAACTGTGAGCGTATTCCACCACTTGGGAGACTTCCCTGTCTTAGGGTTATTCAGTTGGCGGATATGCGTTCTTTGAAGTATTTTCACGATGATGATATAAACATGTCAATAGATAACACCGATATGTTTATTTGTTTACAAAGATTAGAGATCTACAGGTGTAGGGAATTAATTTCTTTACCAGATAATCTTCCAAAACTGGAGGATTTAGAATTAGAAAATTGTGACAAATTGATTTCTTTACCGTGTAATCTTCCAAGCATCAGAAAGATGAACATTGAATATTGTCATGGATTACTTTCTCTACCGGATGAGATTCAGAGTTTCAAGGATCTAAACCAACTTGTGATAAGAGGTTGTAAACATCTTGGTAAAAGGTGTAAAAGAAACACGGGTGAAGATTGGCATAAAATTTCTCACATTCCTGATCTAAGTAATGATGTTCCCGATCTAAGTGATGATGAAGATCTATT TTACAAAACTTGGCGATGGTGGTGA
- the LOC110886608 gene encoding putative disease resistance protein RGA4 isoform X1 yields MGDAAVSALVRDVIGRLTSELIKEFALLWGFKGDIMRLKEDFEQIQAVLEDAEEKHIKEKAVELWLQRLRSASFKVENVLDDISTEALLRSLHKEIDIERGIKIGIKYKVRASFSKFKFRVRAAHKVKAIRTKLDDIASRRFELNLISSDTSHEDVGVEGEMPNRETSSLILDSSKILGRDDEVEMVIRTVCNKDIGKYDNGDIRVYGIWGMGGLGKTTLAQLVYNHKRVDQYFDLKCWVYVSENFQVNEIMKKIIESVDKSGCTLTQLDTLQASLQNKLMGRKFLIVLDDVWAEENEEGKWKTLSGTLSCGEEGSIVVMTTRSERTCRMMAKVGELQHELGCLSEEDSWLLFKKHAFAQGRVGDDERKLEPIGREIVVKCKGLPLAVKTLGSLMWSKSSSKDWQRVKDSNIWNLQENNVLPALKLSYDNLVPHLKRCFSYFCLFPKGYELKKDELILLWVANGFIPPREETDNLYVIGEESFNCLVWKSLFQVDDYGRCKMHDLVHDMARHVMKHDCLVIEPACNEVKIPDEVLHLSLSCPDEKLILSSEDLGKLTSLRSIFMFGQGDEDCISQLFNHMYVRVLHLALTNLWTLPESIYKLKHLRYLNLSNSWIEALPESIMYLQNLQVLILCHCSELRKLPESICKLRYLKYLTLLGSGIEVLPDGLKDMISLQRLDINGCDSLRHLPFGIGKLTSLRMLPRFPVGKERGAKISELGDLNLLEGELCIEGLKNVGGLSEAKSANLICKTNLSSLVLNWSDKGTYTWEEITPEMFPEEVLEGLEPNPSLEFLSINNYMGKTISPSWMDNLRNLVEIVFSGCKNCERIPPLGRLPCLRVIQLADMRSLKYFHDDDINMSIDNTDMFICLQRLEIYRCRELISLPDNLPKLEDLELENCDKLISLPCNLPSIRKMNIEYCHGLLSLPDEIQSFKDLNQLVIRGCKHLGKRCKRNTGEDWHKISHIPDLSNDVPDLSDDEDLFYKTWRWW; encoded by the exons ATGGGAGATGCAGCTGTTTCAGCTCTTGTGAGGGATGTGATAGGGAGACTGACTTCTGAACTTATCAAAGAGTTTGCTCTGCTTTGGGGGTTCAAGGGTGATATTATGCGTCTCAAGGAAGATTTCGAGCAGATCCAAGCTGTTCTTGAAGATGCAGAAGAGAAACACATCAAGGAAAAGGCTGTAGAGTTATGGCTTCAGCGTCTTAGATCTGCATCGTTCAAGGTTGAAAATGTGCTGGACGATATCTCAACTGAAGCTTTGCTACGAAGTCTACACAAAGAGATAGACATCGAAAGAGGAATCAAAATAGGCATCAAATACAAGGTACGAGCCTCATTCTCCAAATTTAAGTTTCGTGTCAGGGCTGCTCACAAAGTTAAAGCCATAAGAACAAAACTGGATGACATAGCATCCAGGAGATTTGAGTTAAACTTGATCTCTAGTGACACAAGTCATGAAGATGTGGGAGTTGAAGGTGAGATGCCTAATAGGGAAACGAGCTCGCTTATACTTGATTCTTCAAAAATTTTAGGAAGAGATGACGAGGTGGAGATGGTTATAAGAACGGTATGCAACAAAGATATAGGAAAATATGACAATGGTGATATTCGGGTGTATGGTATTTGGGGTATGGGAGGTCTAGGAAAGACTACTCTAGCTCAATTAGTCTATAACCATAAGAGAGTTGATCAATATTTCGACTTAAAATGTTGGGTGTATGTCTCTGAAAACTTCCAAGTTAATGAGATAATGAAAAAAATCATCGAGTCCGTAGATAAATCTGGGTGTACGCTTACACAGCTCGATACGTTGCAAGCTTCCCTCCAAAACAAGTTAATGGGAAGAAAATTCTTAATTGTACTAGATGATGTTTGGGCTGAAGAGAACGAAGAGGGAAAATGGAAAACATTAAGTGGAACATTAAGTTGTGGGGAAGAAGGAAGTATTGTTGTGATGACAACACGGTCAGAGAGAACTTGTCGAATGATGGCTAAGGTTGGTGAGTTACAACATGAACTGGGATGTTTATCAGAAGAGGACTCGTGGTTATTATTCAAGAAGCATGCATTTGCACAAGGAAGAGTGGGGGATGACGAACGTAAGCTAGAGCCTATTGGAAGGGAAATAGTTGTGAAATGTAAGGGGCTGCCTTTGGCGGTGAAGACTTTGGGCAGCTTAATGTGGTCAAAAAGTAGTAGCAAAGACTGGCAACGTGTGAAAGACAGTAACATATGGAACTTACAAGAAAATAATGTCTTGCCTGCTTTAAAGTTAAGTTATGATAACTTGGTTCCACATTTAAAGAGatgtttttcttatttttgtttGTTTCCTAAAGGCTATGAACTAAAAAAAGATGAACTGATCTTGTTGTGGGTAGCAAACGGTTTCATTCCGCCCAGAGAAGAAACAGACAACTTGTATGTGATTGGAGAAGAAAGTTTtaattgtttggtttggaaaTCCCTCTTCCAGGTGGATGATTATGGCAGATGTAAAATGCATGATCTAGTGCATGACATGGCACGGCATGTAATGAAACATGATTGTTTAGTTATAGAGCCTGCTTGTAACGAGGTTAAAATCCCAGATGAGGTGCTTCATTTGAGCTTGTCATGTCCGGATGAAAAGTTAATTTTATCATCTGAGGATTTAGGAAAGTTAACATCATTAAGGTCAATATTCATGTTCGGGCAGGGGGATGAAGATTGCATTAGTCAACTTTTCAACCACATGTATGTAAGGGTATTACACTTGGCTCTTACCAACTTATGGACATTACCTGAATCAATTTATAAACTCAAACATCTGAGATACTTGAATCTATCAAATTCATGGATAGAAGCTTTACCTGAGTCGATTATGTATCTCCAAAACCTGCAAGTGTTGATTTTATGTCATTGTAGCGAATTGCGTAAATTGCCTGAATCGATTTGCAAGCTCAGATATCTGAAATACTTGACCTTACTAGGCTCGGGAATAGAAGTTTTACCTGACGGCCTAAAAGACATGATTAGCCTTCAACGTTTGGACATCAATGGTTGTGATTCACTCCGACATTTGCCGTTTGGAATCGGGAAACTAACTAGTCTTCGAATGCTTCCACGATTTCCTGTCGGTAAGGAGAGAGGGGCCAAAATAAGTGAATTGGGGGATTTAAATCTTCTTGAGGGGGAGTTGTGCATAGAAGGACTTAAGAATGTTGGAGGTTTAAGTGAGGCCAAGAGTGCCAATCTCATATGCAAAACAAATCTGTCGAGTTTGGTGTTAAACTGGTCGGACAAGGGTACCTATACCTGGGAAGAAATTACACCAGAAATGTTTCCAGAAGAGGTTCTTGAGGGATTAGAGCCAAATCCATCTTTAGAGTTTTTGTCAATCAATAATTACATGGGAAAGACCATTTCTCCAAGTTGGATGGACAATTTAAGGAATTTGGTTGAAATTGTTTTCTCTGGGTGTAAGAACTGTGAGCGTATTCCACCACTTGGGAGACTTCCCTGTCTTAGGGTTATTCAGTTGGCGGATATGCGTTCTTTGAAGTATTTTCACGATGATGATATAAACATGTCAATAGATAACACCGATATGTTTATTTGTTTACAAAGATTAGAGATCTACAGGTGTAGGGAATTAATTTCTTTACCAGATAATCTTCCAAAACTGGAGGATTTAGAATTAGAAAATTGTGACAAATTGATTTCTTTACCGTGTAATCTTCCAAGCATCAGAAAGATGAACATTGAATATTGTCATGGATTACTTTCTCTACCGGATGAGATTCAGAGTTTCAAGGATCTAAACCAACTTGTGATAAGAGGTTGTAAACATCTTGGTAAAAGGTGTAAAAGAAACACGGGTGAAGATTGGCATAAAATTTCTCACATTCCTGATCTAAGTAATGATGTTCCCGATCTAAGTGATGATGAAGATCTATT TTACAAAACTTGGCGATGGTGGTGA